In the Thermodesulfobacteriota bacterium genome, one interval contains:
- a CDS encoding extracellular solute-binding protein: MARGWVKWGWILFLGTLLSIQSTFPALGTEKVTLNVVVGADVNVVDVHKKILGPGFKERHPSVDFNVVGTGTGEAASRAIYTKIKAQHDTQRKNWDIDVALVSMIAASQMVQEGLLYKYVPTISAARYVTGPETKVAFGVEVDGYVIPMFHNQIAIAYNPKYVSKPPRSFEELVAWVQSNPKKFGYNGIKGGVSGQGFTVGWVYWKTGQYKAFTQGPFDKAKEPLWRKALEELREFNKNVVITSGNAGTLDQLNRGEIWMGAVWIDQLVAWKNEGRMDMSITPVLISPGLPIYPIYMVIPREAANRDWAARYIDYVSQPEIQASVIVERYGWYPGVDPNRVLPLLSPKAKELLFRDVTPADLSKYSLQMPIGPYFNAILLAYEEIVR; the protein is encoded by the coding sequence ATGGCAAGAGGATGGGTCAAATGGGGATGGATCCTATTTCTCGGCACGTTGCTTTCCATCCAATCCACCTTTCCTGCCCTCGGGACAGAGAAGGTGACGCTCAACGTCGTGGTCGGTGCGGATGTCAATGTGGTGGATGTCCACAAGAAGATCTTGGGACCCGGGTTCAAGGAGAGACACCCGTCGGTCGATTTTAACGTCGTCGGAACCGGGACAGGGGAGGCGGCCAGCCGGGCCATCTACACAAAGATCAAGGCCCAACACGACACCCAACGGAAGAACTGGGACATCGACGTGGCCCTGGTGAGCATGATCGCTGCCTCTCAGATGGTCCAGGAGGGGTTGCTCTATAAATACGTCCCTACCATTTCCGCGGCCAGATACGTCACCGGGCCCGAGACGAAGGTGGCCTTCGGGGTCGAAGTGGATGGGTATGTCATTCCGATGTTCCATAATCAAATCGCCATCGCCTACAACCCGAAGTACGTGAGCAAACCGCCCAGGAGCTTCGAGGAGCTGGTGGCCTGGGTTCAGTCCAATCCCAAAAAGTTCGGCTACAACGGGATCAAAGGGGGCGTGAGTGGACAGGGGTTTACGGTGGGATGGGTCTATTGGAAAACCGGCCAATACAAGGCCTTCACCCAGGGGCCCTTCGATAAGGCGAAAGAACCTCTCTGGCGGAAGGCCTTGGAGGAGCTCAGAGAGTTCAACAAGAACGTGGTGATCACCTCGGGCAACGCAGGCACCTTGGACCAACTCAACCGGGGAGAGATCTGGATGGGGGCGGTCTGGATCGACCAGCTCGTCGCATGGAAGAACGAGGGCAGAATGGATATGAGCATCACGCCCGTCCTCATCAGCCCGGGGCTTCCGATCTACCCCATCTACATGGTCATCCCTCGTGAGGCGGCCAATCGGGATTGGGCCGCAAGGTATATCGACTACGTCTCCCAGCCCGAAATTCAAGCGAGCGTCATCGTCGAACGGTATGGCTGGTATCCTGGGGTCGATCCGAACCGGGTCCTTCCCCTCCTCTCTCCCAAAGCCAAGGAACTGCTCTTCAGGGATGTGACCCCGGCCGACCTGTCGAAATATTCCCTCCAGATGCCGATCGGGCCCTATTTCAATGCCATCCTGTTGGCCTACGAGGAGATCGTCCGATAG
- a CDS encoding sugar ABC transporter permease: MVRITGVERSLWAWLCLPSLLVLGFAFLYPLFASIWSSFTHEGRFTLAHYVRVYKLYSQDILFTLGVSFTGLLLVLISGLPVCGYLRLRAFRSVEFLLKIPLFVPFVVVGHALRIFLSPHGTLNGLLLWAGLLEAQNLPSLSTSWVGLAIALAWKHIGLAALLFMGAFRSVEEAYLEAAQNFGAGILRQTKDILIPMAAPSIAVACVLVFASMLASFSIPLMMGKGSGPQMIMIDVYYRFGQHGDYATAGALGVVAYLMASGAAFVYLRKIVQ, encoded by the coding sequence ATGGTAAGGATCACAGGGGTTGAACGGAGTCTCTGGGCGTGGCTTTGTCTGCCGTCCCTTCTCGTCCTCGGATTTGCCTTCCTCTATCCCCTTTTCGCCTCCATTTGGTCGAGCTTTACCCACGAAGGCCGTTTCACCCTTGCCCATTATGTTCGAGTCTACAAGCTCTATTCACAGGACATTCTCTTCACCCTGGGGGTTTCCTTCACAGGGCTTCTATTGGTCCTCATCTCAGGGTTACCCGTCTGCGGTTATCTCCGGCTAAGGGCCTTTCGGAGCGTCGAGTTTCTTCTGAAAATTCCCCTGTTTGTCCCGTTCGTTGTGGTCGGCCACGCCCTGAGGATCTTCCTCTCTCCCCATGGGACCTTGAATGGCCTTCTCCTCTGGGCAGGCCTTCTGGAGGCTCAGAATCTCCCCTCCCTTTCCACTTCGTGGGTCGGGTTGGCCATCGCCCTGGCTTGGAAGCACATCGGCCTGGCTGCCCTCCTTTTCATGGGGGCGTTTCGGTCCGTGGAGGAGGCCTACCTTGAGGCGGCCCAGAATTTCGGGGCCGGCATTCTCCGGCAGACCAAGGATATCCTGATCCCGATGGCCGCTCCGTCGATCGCGGTGGCCTGCGTCCTCGTCTTTGCTTCCATGTTGGCCTCTTTTTCCATCCCCCTGATGATGGGAAAAGGGAGCGGACCTCAAATGATCATGATCGACGTATACTATCGGTTCGGCCAACACGGCGATTATGCGACGGCAGGGGCCCTTGGGGTCGTGGCCTATCTGATGGCCTCGGGGGCTGCCTTCGTTTATTTGAGAAAGATCGTCCAATGA
- a CDS encoding class I SAM-dependent methyltransferase translates to MEKAIPEAFPCSFDPLDPRFWSEGWARAAQNSSLAKREISPERWTMFWNRISKDYLVRVGFESQWIEETVRMLLREEVVSEKSLVLDIGSGPGTFTLPLSRRVRHVVALDAAEKMLDALRMRAEEEGVTNITCLCKRWEACDFSKEFDLVFASFSQAIRSAESLLQMNRASRSYCCLVTASDDRHFRERNRLWELIFGEPFRSSSFHILYPFNYLYSCGFRPEVRFVEKKIRYEEPLAALIERYEEYFQMFTELTDPQKEKIRRYFEGRAEGGIVKACEERAFAIMWWRVER, encoded by the coding sequence ATGGAGAAAGCCATCCCCGAAGCCTTCCCCTGCTCGTTCGATCCCCTCGACCCCCGTTTTTGGTCTGAGGGATGGGCCAGGGCCGCTCAGAATTCATCCCTGGCCAAGCGAGAGATTTCTCCCGAAAGGTGGACGATGTTCTGGAATCGGATCAGCAAAGACTATCTGGTCCGAGTTGGGTTCGAATCCCAATGGATTGAGGAAACCGTCCGGATGCTTCTTCGGGAGGAAGTGGTTTCAGAGAAGAGCCTTGTCCTGGACATTGGTAGCGGCCCAGGGACGTTTACCCTTCCCCTTTCCAGAAGGGTTCGTCATGTGGTGGCCCTCGATGCGGCCGAAAAGATGCTCGATGCGTTGCGGATGAGGGCAGAGGAGGAGGGGGTGACCAATATCACTTGCCTTTGTAAGCGTTGGGAGGCGTGCGATTTTTCCAAGGAGTTCGATCTGGTTTTCGCCTCCTTTTCTCAAGCGATTCGAAGCGCAGAAAGCCTCCTCCAGATGAACCGAGCCTCCCGATCCTATTGCTGCCTCGTCACGGCCTCGGACGATAGGCATTTCCGCGAAAGAAATCGCCTCTGGGAGTTGATCTTTGGGGAACCCTTTCGCTCCTCCAGTTTTCACATCCTCTATCCCTTCAATTACCTCTATTCGTGCGGATTCAGGCCAGAGGTCCGTTTCGTCGAAAAAAAGATTCGTTACGAGGAGCCCCTTGCCGCCCTCATCGAGCGCTACGAAGAATATTTTCAGATGTTCACAGAGCTCACAGACCCCCAAAAGGAGAAGATTCGTCGATATTTCGAAGGGAGGGCCGAGGGCGGTATCGTCAAGGCCTGTGAAGAGCGGGCTTTTGCGATCATGTGGTGGAGGGTGGAGAGATAG
- a CDS encoding ABC transporter substrate-binding protein, whose product MHLHTLLFWCGWVASLVGTLVGCSSGKQTSQELLSVLRIGVGRDLYDGPDSRSYVHGSLNAWEALTYLDERLQAKEWLADSWVKENGGKRWVFRLKDNVSFHDGTSLTKEAVIENILRYRDHPKYDPHGLYRDLRAVDGIGERGVVFLLDKPYPNFPATINYFGSAIFGPNSFDSKGQFVKFTGTGPYRFETNRDGVIRLKAHSTYWQGRPPFDTVEFWFIPDAATRLNALKRGEVDAIVDVGGILPGQLPEIKSSKQVRLKKRTVATTHYLLFNAERPPFQMVSLRKWLVSTLDRERLVRSIVGEAGVVSESLFTPLAEEWHEKAFPLIPPVESRPSPQYSGELIILLHAGALQRWPYKDLAEAIHASLLRGGLKPKIRIEEAGLFKESLKRGDFDLALHPFTLMTGDPDIFFTWMGNVSPWAFGKELKKVAELLSRARHETHRDERKKMYRQLQRWVAENYLLLPLYHDVAFYAHRESIDGLEIDAFFRPDLMKVKRVRDGR is encoded by the coding sequence GTGCACCTCCATACCCTTCTCTTTTGGTGCGGGTGGGTTGCGTCTCTTGTCGGAACCCTCGTCGGTTGTAGTTCGGGAAAGCAGACCTCTCAAGAGCTTCTTTCCGTCCTCAGGATCGGGGTGGGGAGGGACCTTTACGATGGGCCCGATTCGAGAAGCTACGTCCACGGCAGCCTCAATGCCTGGGAGGCCTTGACTTACTTGGACGAGAGGCTACAGGCCAAGGAGTGGCTGGCCGACTCCTGGGTCAAGGAAAACGGGGGGAAGAGATGGGTCTTTCGCCTCAAGGATAACGTCTCTTTTCATGACGGAACCTCTCTGACCAAAGAGGCGGTCATCGAGAATATCCTCCGTTACCGGGATCATCCCAAGTACGATCCTCATGGTCTTTACCGGGACCTCAGAGCCGTCGATGGGATTGGGGAGAGAGGGGTGGTCTTTCTTCTCGACAAACCCTACCCCAATTTCCCCGCCACCATCAACTACTTCGGGAGCGCCATCTTTGGGCCCAATTCTTTTGATTCGAAGGGCCAATTTGTTAAATTTACTGGAACCGGTCCCTACCGGTTCGAGACGAACAGAGACGGGGTGATCCGGCTCAAGGCCCATTCGACCTACTGGCAGGGGAGGCCGCCCTTCGATACCGTCGAATTCTGGTTCATCCCCGATGCCGCGACCCGACTGAATGCCCTCAAGAGGGGAGAGGTCGATGCCATCGTCGATGTGGGAGGCATCCTTCCAGGTCAACTTCCGGAGATCAAAAGTTCGAAACAGGTCCGCTTGAAAAAAAGAACGGTGGCCACCACCCACTACCTCCTCTTTAATGCTGAGCGTCCTCCCTTTCAAATGGTCTCCCTCCGGAAATGGCTTGTTTCCACCTTGGACCGTGAACGGCTCGTTCGATCGATCGTGGGAGAGGCGGGGGTTGTCTCTGAGTCTCTCTTCACCCCTTTAGCCGAAGAATGGCACGAGAAGGCCTTCCCGCTCATCCCCCCGGTCGAATCCCGTCCAAGCCCCCAGTACTCGGGGGAGCTGATCATTCTTCTTCACGCGGGTGCCCTTCAACGGTGGCCCTATAAGGACCTCGCCGAGGCGATCCATGCTTCTTTGCTTCGAGGGGGACTTAAGCCAAAGATCCGGATCGAGGAGGCAGGTCTTTTTAAAGAGTCCCTGAAGAGAGGCGATTTCGACCTCGCCCTCCATCCCTTTACGCTCATGACCGGAGACCCGGACATCTTTTTTACCTGGATGGGAAACGTAAGCCCCTGGGCCTTTGGAAAGGAGTTGAAGAAGGTCGCTGAGCTCCTTTCAAGGGCCAGACACGAGACCCATCGGGACGAGCGAAAGAAGATGTACCGGCAACTTCAGAGGTGGGTGGCCGAGAATTACCTCCTCCTGCCCCTCTACCACGACGTGGCCTTTTATGCCCATCGAGAATCGATCGATGGCCTTGAGATAGATGCCTTTTTCAGGCCTGACCTCATGAAGGTGAAACGGGTTCGAGACGGTCGGTAA
- a CDS encoding ABC transporter permease subunit yields MTSTDHKRRRGGSIRLAGRLILLLIFLFVILGPLSSLVLWSFAERWTWPASFPQILGFKYWAQMLTGDFLIPLRRGVWIATLVTILSLILAIPMGYVLARLRFPGRIFILLAFLLPQAFPQLPVFASATREFYRFGLSGTVPGVILIHLVGALVFAVWTMTAVFRSIPDSLEEAAMNLGASLTRSFATVSLPLALPGILASALLVFLYSLDEFTGTLLVGAPFVVTLPVYMYTASIGYELQVASVTALVLMVPGVILLLLLERYLKAEYLAFLGQL; encoded by the coding sequence ATGACTTCAACAGATCACAAAAGAAGGAGAGGGGGTTCAATTCGCCTCGCAGGCAGACTGATCCTCCTCCTCATATTTCTTTTCGTCATCCTCGGACCCCTCTCGAGCCTGGTCCTCTGGTCCTTTGCCGAGCGGTGGACCTGGCCTGCAAGCTTCCCCCAGATCCTGGGCTTCAAGTACTGGGCCCAGATGTTGACGGGAGACTTTCTGATCCCCCTCAGGCGAGGGGTATGGATCGCCACCCTCGTGACGATCCTCTCCCTGATCTTGGCGATCCCGATGGGTTACGTCCTGGCCCGCCTCCGGTTTCCGGGGAGGATCTTCATCCTTTTAGCCTTCTTGCTCCCGCAAGCCTTCCCTCAATTGCCCGTCTTTGCCAGCGCCACCCGGGAATTTTACCGCTTCGGACTCTCCGGCACGGTTCCGGGGGTCATTCTCATCCATCTGGTGGGAGCCTTGGTCTTCGCCGTTTGGACGATGACGGCGGTCTTCCGTTCCATTCCGGACTCCTTGGAAGAGGCGGCCATGAACCTGGGAGCGTCGCTGACCCGAAGTTTTGCCACGGTGAGTTTGCCGCTGGCGTTGCCTGGGATCCTGGCCAGCGCCTTGTTGGTCTTCCTGTACTCCCTGGACGAGTTCACAGGGACGCTTCTGGTCGGAGCTCCTTTCGTCGTCACCTTGCCTGTTTACATGTACACCGCAAGCATCGGATATGAACTCCAAGTCGCCTCCGTCACCGCGCTGGTCTTGATGGTTCCGGGGGTCATCCTGTTGCTCTTGCTCGAACGGTATCTGAAGGCCGAATACCTGGCCTTCCTCGGTCAGCTTTGA
- a CDS encoding ABC transporter permease has translation MVGLIVRRVLSLIPLWFSITFLVFLLLHWAPGDPAEILLRKEGIEPTQEALEEARRRLGLDQPLPLQYGRWLFRLFQLDLGLSYKTGEPVIQELLTRLPATLELTLASFGVIVFLSLTVGLLSAMRSGGGLDQVGILFAILGASIPSFWLGLLLIYLFSIHLGWLPVMGRGDFGHLVLPALTLGLGTAMIQGRLLRTSLIQVLGKDFIKTAMAKGLSRRRILLRHALPNALLPILTTLGMVLGRLLGGAVIVETIFSWPGLGRLAIEAILQRDYPILMGYVLLTASLFLFINLCVDIGYRFLDPRIEFDPRS, from the coding sequence ATGGTCGGCCTGATCGTCAGGAGAGTCCTCTCTCTCATCCCCCTCTGGTTCAGCATCACCTTCCTCGTTTTTCTCCTGCTCCATTGGGCTCCTGGCGATCCGGCCGAAATCCTCCTTCGGAAGGAAGGCATCGAACCCACCCAGGAGGCCCTCGAGGAGGCCAGAAGGAGGTTGGGCCTCGACCAACCCCTTCCCCTCCAATACGGGCGATGGCTCTTTAGGCTCTTCCAGCTCGATCTCGGCCTCTCTTACAAAACGGGAGAGCCCGTCATCCAGGAGCTCCTGACCCGTTTGCCCGCCACCCTGGAGCTCACCCTCGCCTCCTTCGGTGTGATTGTCTTTTTATCCCTTACCGTGGGCCTCCTCTCGGCGATGAGGTCCGGTGGGGGCCTCGATCAAGTCGGCATCCTTTTCGCCATCCTCGGGGCCTCCATCCCAAGTTTCTGGTTGGGCCTTTTGCTGATCTACCTCTTCTCCATCCATTTGGGTTGGCTTCCGGTGATGGGTCGAGGGGATTTCGGCCACCTCGTCCTTCCCGCCCTGACCTTGGGTTTGGGGACGGCGATGATCCAGGGCCGACTCCTCCGGACCTCGCTCATCCAGGTTCTGGGGAAGGATTTCATCAAAACAGCCATGGCCAAAGGTTTAAGTCGAAGACGCATCCTCCTCCGCCACGCCCTTCCCAACGCCCTGTTGCCCATCCTGACCACCTTGGGGATGGTCTTGGGACGGCTTTTGGGGGGAGCGGTCATCGTGGAGACGATCTTCTCTTGGCCGGGCCTGGGAAGGCTCGCCATCGAGGCCATTCTCCAACGAGACTATCCCATCCTCATGGGGTACGTCCTGCTAACGGCCTCTCTCTTTCTCTTCATCAATCTCTGTGTGGACATTGGATACCGCTTTCTCGACCCAAGGATCGAATTCGACCCTCGCTCATGA
- a CDS encoding ABC transporter permease subunit — protein sequence MRPIGLTILCSVFLLSGFGPLLLPRSPLEIDLDRRLQGPSLTYPFGTDHLGRCLLSRIIDGAPRTIGIALLTQGIALAIGMGVGMVSGYHGGRIDFFLMRLTEMTMAFPSLVLSLAIIALLGPGTHNAMIAFALVHWAFYARLIRGLVIEIKGRSFIEAAMALGVSPSRMVLRHYLPNIFPPVAILASLDTGRVIFALSGLGFLGLGAQPPTPEWGAMLNEGRLFLTQAPHLVLFPGVAILITVMGFNLIGEGSIRGRGEISIIHRD from the coding sequence ATGAGACCCATCGGCTTGACGATCCTCTGTTCGGTCTTCCTCCTATCCGGCTTCGGTCCTCTTCTCCTCCCCCGTTCTCCCCTCGAGATCGATCTGGACCGAAGACTCCAAGGGCCGAGCCTCACCTATCCCTTCGGGACCGATCATTTAGGGCGCTGCCTTCTCTCGAGGATCATCGATGGTGCCCCAAGGACGATCGGGATCGCCCTCCTCACCCAGGGAATCGCCCTTGCCATTGGAATGGGAGTGGGGATGGTTTCAGGATACCATGGGGGGCGGATCGACTTCTTCCTGATGCGCCTGACAGAGATGACGATGGCCTTTCCGAGCCTCGTCCTCTCTCTGGCCATCATCGCCCTCCTCGGCCCAGGAACCCACAACGCCATGATCGCTTTTGCCCTTGTCCATTGGGCCTTCTACGCCAGATTGATCCGGGGGCTCGTGATCGAGATAAAAGGAAGGTCCTTTATCGAGGCGGCGATGGCCCTGGGCGTTTCCCCTTCTCGGATGGTCCTCCGACATTACCTCCCCAACATCTTCCCTCCTGTGGCGATCCTTGCCTCCCTCGACACCGGAAGGGTGATCTTCGCCCTCTCCGGCCTCGGGTTTTTAGGGCTTGGAGCCCAGCCTCCTACCCCAGAATGGGGAGCGATGCTCAACGAGGGGCGACTCTTTCTCACCCAAGCCCCCCATCTCGTGCTCTTTCCCGGGGTTGCGATCCTGATCACGGTCATGGGGTTCAATCTGATCGGGGAGGGAAGTATCCGGGGGAGGGGGGAGATCTCGATCATTCACCGAGACTGA
- a CDS encoding ABC transporter ATP-binding protein has product MVQVRVENLWKRFGNTEALKNVSLNFASGGLTAILGPSGCGKTTLLRGIAGFTPLDRGRVFFDEDEVTGLPPQKRGTAMVFQNYALWPHMTVFENVAYGLRLLKLGETEIRRRVREVLEMVEIANLSEVETRKPGALSGGQQQRVALARALVVRPKVLLMDEPLSNLDAKVRQRLRAEVRRIQKQVGITAIYVTHDQEEALAMADTIVLMNQGEVVQVGTPQTVYLKPSTAFAAEFLGVSNQIGGEVSGGFLRVGNQAIPFQTGLQGRVTVIFRATDGWIADEAETSNPDHIVLSGQLEESLFLGAYYRHYVRVGDGVVMVDSPDPRRPGAVYLVLSKGKIQVYSAS; this is encoded by the coding sequence ATGGTCCAGGTTCGTGTCGAAAACCTTTGGAAGAGATTTGGAAACACAGAAGCCCTCAAAAACGTTTCCCTAAATTTTGCCAGCGGAGGCCTGACCGCCATCCTCGGGCCGAGCGGTTGCGGAAAGACCACCTTGTTGCGAGGGATCGCTGGGTTCACTCCCCTCGATCGGGGACGGGTTTTCTTTGATGAAGACGAGGTGACCGGCTTGCCCCCGCAGAAACGCGGGACGGCCATGGTCTTCCAGAACTACGCCTTGTGGCCCCATATGACCGTATTTGAAAACGTGGCCTATGGCTTGAGACTCCTGAAGTTGGGAGAGACGGAGATCAGACGGAGGGTCCGGGAGGTTCTCGAGATGGTCGAGATCGCGAATCTCTCGGAGGTGGAGACCCGCAAGCCGGGCGCCCTCTCCGGAGGGCAACAGCAGCGGGTCGCCTTGGCCCGGGCCCTGGTCGTGAGGCCGAAAGTTCTCCTTATGGACGAGCCCCTCTCGAACCTCGATGCCAAGGTCCGGCAACGCCTTCGGGCCGAAGTGCGACGGATCCAGAAACAGGTGGGAATCACGGCCATTTATGTCACCCACGACCAAGAGGAGGCCCTTGCCATGGCCGATACCATCGTTCTCATGAATCAAGGGGAGGTCGTGCAAGTCGGAACGCCTCAGACGGTCTATCTCAAGCCCTCTACGGCCTTTGCGGCCGAGTTTTTAGGCGTGAGCAATCAGATCGGAGGGGAGGTTTCAGGTGGGTTCTTACGGGTTGGGAATCAGGCCATCCCCTTCCAAACGGGCCTCCAAGGTAGAGTGACCGTCATCTTCCGAGCCACCGACGGTTGGATCGCCGATGAGGCGGAAACTTCCAATCCGGATCACATCGTTCTCTCAGGTCAACTCGAGGAGAGTTTATTCTTGGGGGCTTACTATCGCCATTATGTCCGGGTTGGCGATGGCGTCGTGATGGTGGATAGCCCAGACCCGAGACGTCCCGGGGCGGTCTATCTGGTCCTGTCCAAAGGGAAGATCCAAGTTTATTCAGCCTCTTGA